One genomic segment of Deinococcus aestuarii includes these proteins:
- a CDS encoding alpha/beta hydrolase yields the protein MKSPSLPARVLLTTALGAGALAGLSAVSLQVPTSTLRWGPCADQKSFPAPLECATLMVPLDWAQPGGEKITLGLTRLRATDPAGRLGTLIFEPGGPGGAGSQYVALDAQGKGLFTRRLRASYDIIGFDPRGVGTSTPVRCDPSVWNTAPPSQFPQDDAAFARLVAYNKAAGESCLQRTGPLLGHVDTASVVRDLEAVRVAVGEGGLNHLGLSYGTQIGAGYAARYPRNIRVMALDGVLDHSLPETYFNYTASVTVEDSFDRFARWCGQTPDCALHGQEVGAFVDALVAKANQAPLPAPLCEKTGTCRAKVTGEQVFQNLQGQLLFKDPLPSLGFPGWIGLARALADAGAGDASRLSSAVYRSESDENYATLAITCLDWPATARSFHALVYKRRLSESVAPHIRNDAASWGVQANCPGWPVPMNNPPRRLTIRGTPPVPLVNASHDPSTAYAWANGVLGQFDNAVLLTREGDGHTSYLLGGVSQTRDALDEYLITGRVPAPNTVLPDEVQNAFPRRHDGDDPKH from the coding sequence ATGAAAAGCCCCAGCCTCCCTGCAAGGGTCCTCCTCACCACGGCCCTGGGCGCGGGCGCCCTCGCCGGGCTGAGCGCGGTCTCCCTTCAGGTGCCCACGTCCACCCTGCGCTGGGGCCCCTGCGCCGACCAGAAGTCGTTCCCGGCCCCGCTGGAGTGCGCCACCCTGATGGTGCCCCTGGACTGGGCGCAGCCCGGCGGGGAAAAGATCACCCTGGGCCTGACGCGGCTGCGGGCCACCGATCCGGCGGGGCGCCTGGGCACCCTGATCTTCGAGCCGGGCGGGCCGGGCGGCGCGGGGTCCCAGTACGTGGCCCTCGACGCGCAGGGCAAGGGCCTCTTCACCCGGCGCCTGCGCGCCTCCTACGACATCATCGGCTTCGACCCGCGCGGCGTGGGCACCAGCACGCCCGTGAGGTGTGATCCCAGCGTCTGGAACACCGCCCCCCCGTCCCAGTTCCCGCAGGACGACGCGGCCTTCGCCCGGCTGGTCGCCTACAACAAGGCGGCGGGCGAGAGCTGCCTGCAACGGACCGGGCCACTCCTCGGCCATGTGGACACCGCCAGCGTGGTGCGCGACCTGGAGGCCGTCCGGGTCGCGGTGGGGGAGGGGGGGCTCAACCACCTCGGCCTGTCGTACGGCACCCAGATCGGCGCCGGGTACGCGGCCCGCTACCCGCGCAACATCCGGGTGATGGCGCTCGACGGGGTGCTCGACCACTCGCTGCCCGAGACCTACTTCAACTACACGGCCTCCGTCACCGTCGAGGACAGCTTCGACCGTTTCGCAAGGTGGTGCGGCCAGACGCCGGACTGCGCGCTGCACGGCCAGGAGGTGGGCGCCTTCGTGGACGCGCTGGTGGCGAAGGCCAATCAGGCGCCCCTCCCCGCGCCGCTGTGCGAGAAGACCGGCACGTGCCGCGCGAAAGTCACCGGCGAGCAGGTCTTCCAGAACCTCCAGGGCCAGCTCCTCTTCAAAGACCCGCTGCCCTCGCTGGGCTTTCCAGGCTGGATCGGCCTGGCGAGGGCGCTCGCCGACGCGGGCGCGGGGGACGCGAGCCGCCTGTCGAGTGCGGTCTACAGATCGGAGAGCGACGAGAACTACGCCACGCTCGCCATCACCTGCCTCGACTGGCCCGCCACGGCGCGGAGCTTCCACGCTCTGGTCTACAAGCGGCGACTCTCCGAATCGGTGGCTCCCCACATCCGCAACGACGCGGCGAGCTGGGGGGTCCAGGCGAACTGCCCCGGCTGGCCGGTGCCCATGAACAACCCGCCCCGGCGCCTGACCATCCGGGGCACCCCGCCGGTCCCGCTCGTGAACGCCAGCCACGATCCCTCGACCGCGTACGCCTGGGCGAACGGCGTGCTGGGGCAGTTTGACAACGCCGTGCTGCTCACCCGCGAGGGGGACGGCCACACCTCCTACCTGCTCGGCGGGGTGAGTCAGACCCGCGACGCCCTCGACGAGTACCTCATCACCGGGCGGGTTCCCGCGCCGAACACGGTGCTGCCCGATGAGGTTCAGAACGCGTTCCCCCGGAGGCATGACGGAGATGATCCCAAGCACTGA
- a CDS encoding DUF4239 domain-containing protein, translating into MGWLSALLFVLAAVLVSLGGMVGVRRSVQLSTLEAHKEVAGFVYAVVGVLYAVLLAFVVIVAWEAQGEARTRVDREANALADLYRGARAFPAETRATLRGDLRGYAEAVVTREWPALGRGQASPETQRAYDRLWEAYLGLQPRTGYENVWYTQALERLNDLGDERRLRLLSGRSHLPGLMWGVLWVGAVVTVAFSYFFGVRSVWSQGLMVLALSGTIALILFLVLALDRPFSGVIQVGPEAFEQVITIFDRVARAEAAP; encoded by the coding sequence ATGGGGTGGCTCTCGGCGCTGCTGTTCGTGCTCGCCGCCGTGCTGGTCTCGCTGGGTGGGATGGTGGGGGTGCGCCGCTCGGTGCAGCTCTCCACCCTGGAGGCCCACAAGGAGGTGGCGGGCTTCGTCTACGCGGTGGTCGGGGTGCTGTACGCCGTGCTGCTCGCCTTCGTGGTGATCGTCGCCTGGGAGGCGCAGGGCGAGGCCCGCACGCGGGTGGACCGCGAGGCCAACGCGCTCGCCGACCTCTACCGGGGCGCCCGCGCCTTTCCCGCCGAGACCCGCGCCACGCTGCGGGGGGACCTGCGGGGGTACGCCGAGGCGGTGGTGACGCGGGAGTGGCCCGCACTGGGCCGGGGGCAGGCGAGCCCCGAGACCCAGCGGGCCTACGACCGGCTGTGGGAGGCGTACCTGGGCCTGCAACCCCGCACCGGGTACGAGAACGTCTGGTACACGCAGGCGCTGGAGCGGCTGAACGACCTGGGCGACGAGCGGCGGTTGCGGCTGCTCAGCGGGCGGTCCCACCTGCCGGGGCTGATGTGGGGGGTGCTGTGGGTGGGGGCTGTGGTGACGGTGGCCTTCTCGTACTTTTTCGGGGTGCGCAGCGTGTGGTCGCAGGGGCTGATGGTGCTGGCGCTGTCGGGCACCATCGCGCTGATCCTGTTTCTGGTGCTCGCGCTCGACCGCCCCTTTTCGGGGGTGATCCAGGTGGGGCCGGAGGCCTTCGAGCAGGTCATCACCATCTTCGACCGGGTGGCGAGGGCCGAGGCCGCGCCCTGA
- a CDS encoding alpha/beta hydrolase family protein: MNKRLSVLLGALSLGLSGCVVLLNDPGSWAYRVANPRFTPLPGARALYGTRNGYGYQIEVPGNWNGGLVMYAHGFEGFGLRLEENFPPIRAHLLRRGYAWAASSYSVNGWAVRQGADDLNDLRQFFARQVGPPGRTLLYGRSMGGNIVTDSLETYPNVYQGAVAECGALVGLELFDYFLSYRLVGEYLTGQNFGPMLLPVLDPRFLATTYREVVRPRLGEPGTYTALGRQFDSVQKHLTGGPRPFRQEGLNLVFDLGAKYYAAGFSTKYTGVANLVPRTQVATNVGTVYRIDPGLGLDEATLNRGIRRINAAPGSRDLPRPAIYGIPTGNITVPLLTLHTTGDPFVPIFVEANYRRRVEAAGKGDLLVQRAIRRPGHCQFSEAEEAEAFDALTAWVGGGPKPAGEDLTGDLVDVGRAFTKPPLPNDPGGL, encoded by the coding sequence ATGAACAAGCGTCTTTCCGTGCTCCTCGGTGCCCTGTCCCTGGGCCTGTCGGGGTGCGTCGTCTTGCTGAACGACCCCGGCTCCTGGGCCTACCGGGTCGCCAACCCCCGCTTCACGCCCCTCCCCGGGGCCCGCGCCCTCTACGGAACGAGAAACGGTTACGGCTACCAGATCGAGGTGCCCGGGAACTGGAACGGCGGGCTGGTGATGTACGCCCACGGCTTCGAGGGCTTCGGCCTGAGGCTGGAGGAGAACTTCCCGCCTATCCGCGCGCACCTCCTGCGGCGCGGCTACGCCTGGGCCGCCTCCAGCTACAGCGTCAACGGCTGGGCCGTGCGCCAGGGTGCCGACGACCTCAACGACCTCCGGCAGTTCTTCGCCCGGCAGGTCGGCCCCCCTGGCCGCACCCTGCTCTACGGCCGCTCGATGGGCGGCAACATCGTCACCGACTCGCTCGAAACCTACCCGAACGTCTACCAGGGGGCCGTGGCCGAGTGCGGGGCGCTGGTCGGGCTGGAGCTGTTCGACTACTTCCTGTCGTACCGGCTGGTGGGGGAATACCTCACCGGGCAGAACTTCGGCCCCATGCTGCTCCCGGTGCTCGACCCGCGCTTCCTGGCGACGACCTACCGCGAGGTCGTGCGGCCCCGCCTGGGCGAGCCGGGGACCTACACGGCGCTTGGACGGCAGTTCGACTCGGTGCAAAAGCACCTGACGGGCGGCCCGCGGCCCTTTCGCCAGGAGGGCCTGAACCTCGTCTTCGACCTGGGCGCCAAGTATTACGCGGCGGGCTTCAGCACCAAGTACACCGGGGTCGCCAACCTCGTCCCGAGGACGCAGGTGGCGACCAACGTGGGCACGGTGTACCGCATCGACCCGGGCCTGGGGCTGGACGAGGCGACCCTGAACCGGGGCATCCGGAGAATCAACGCCGCCCCGGGCAGCCGCGACCTGCCCAGGCCCGCGATCTACGGGATTCCGACGGGGAACATCACCGTGCCGCTGCTGACCCTGCACACGACCGGAGACCCCTTCGTGCCGATCTTCGTGGAGGCGAACTACCGCCGACGGGTGGAGGCCGCCGGGAAGGGCGACCTGCTGGTGCAGCGCGCCATCCGCCGCCCCGGCCACTGCCAGTTCAGCGAGGCGGAGGAGGCCGAGGCCTTCGACGCCCTGACCGCCTGGGTGGGGGGAGGGCCCAAGCCCGCCGGCGAGGACCTGACGGGCGACCTCGTAGACGTGGGCCGCGCCTTTACCAAGCCGCCCCTGCCGAACGACCCGGGGGGGCTGTGA
- a CDS encoding protease inhibitor I42 family protein, with the protein MKNSLLLAPAVVLVLAGLAGCAPAASGSVAPGGAVTPVPPLPRVVRVGQDADGGEVRLNVGDTLEITLPGNPSTGYAWQPQTDAWPTLLPLGQPSFLAQGTGLGAGGLVLLSYQAVQPGEVELTLLYRRPSSPPGPNAQEFDLTVTVQ; encoded by the coding sequence ATGAAGAACTCCCTGCTGCTGGCCCCCGCCGTGGTGCTCGTCCTCGCGGGACTCGCCGGGTGCGCGCCCGCCGCCTCCGGCTCCGTCGCCCCCGGAGGCGCGGTCACGCCCGTTCCGCCCCTGCCCCGGGTCGTCCGGGTGGGTCAGGACGCCGACGGGGGAGAGGTCAGGCTCAACGTGGGCGACACGCTGGAGATCACCCTGCCGGGCAATCCCTCCACGGGCTACGCCTGGCAGCCGCAGACCGACGCCTGGCCGACGCTGCTGCCGCTGGGCCAGCCGAGCTTCCTGGCGCAGGGAACGGGGCTGGGCGCGGGCGGGCTCGTCCTGCTGAGCTATCAGGCCGTCCAGCCGGGCGAGGTGGAGCTCACGCTGCTCTACAGGCGCCCCTCCTCGCCGCCGGGGCCGAACGCGCAGGAGTTCGACCTGACCGTGACCGTCCAGTAG
- a CDS encoding MliC family protein, whose product MSKFLAALLLALTSPASAGGGGGPTVRYVCAGNTRIQATYTGPHARLVVGRRVLELTRARSGSGVRYVGGGYTWWTDGGVAELYRGETLGTLTSLRQCQEG is encoded by the coding sequence ATGAGCAAGTTCCTCGCCGCCCTCTTGCTCGCCCTCACCTCCCCCGCGTCGGCGGGCGGTGGGGGTGGGCCCACCGTGCGGTACGTCTGCGCCGGGAACACCCGCATCCAGGCCACCTACACCGGCCCGCACGCGCGGCTCGTGGTCGGCCGCCGGGTGCTGGAGCTGACCCGGGCCCGCTCCGGCTCGGGCGTCCGCTACGTGGGGGGCGGGTACACGTGGTGGACAGACGGCGGGGTGGCCGAACTCTACCGGGGCGAAACCCTGGGGACCCTGACCTCCCTGCGCCAGTGCCAGGAGGGCTGA
- a CDS encoding CHRD domain-containing protein, which produces MNRLPLSALAGFALTLTACGQFETTTRYGTNLSGANQRPVVTTTATGQTSLTLKGRTLTVVGTFQDLSSAVTVAHIHGPADENTNAPVLLPLVIDQVTNGARSGRVSGTFTLSEQQVTWLNNRQLYVNVHSETYPNGEIRGQIGNLVQ; this is translated from the coding sequence ATGAACCGACTCCCCCTCAGCGCCCTTGCCGGATTCGCCCTCACCCTCACCGCCTGCGGGCAGTTTGAGACGACCACCCGCTACGGCACCAACCTCTCCGGCGCCAATCAGCGCCCCGTCGTCACCACCACCGCGACCGGGCAGACCAGCCTGACCCTCAAGGGCCGCACCCTGACGGTCGTGGGCACCTTTCAGGACCTGAGCTCGGCGGTGACGGTCGCGCACATCCACGGCCCGGCGGACGAGAACACCAACGCCCCGGTGCTGCTGCCGCTGGTGATCGACCAGGTGACGAACGGGGCGCGCAGCGGGCGGGTCAGCGGGACCTTCACCCTGAGCGAGCAGCAGGTGACGTGGCTGAATAACCGCCAGCTCTACGTCAACGTCCACTCCGAGACCTACCCGAACGGCGAGATTCGCGGCCAGATCGGCAATCTCGTGCAGTAG
- a CDS encoding MliC family protein translates to MNAPRLPAVLTVLALLGVGTLARAQGIPGVPVPGTDISYLCGGGVALDVAYRSPFVAQLNFGGVTYTLVRRNQGPVPFGGVVRYSDPVTSWNIGGGGAFLNQNGFTVASGCQPNNGGSSTIIPVGPGGGGSTIIPVGPGGGGSTVIPVPGFGPSPSGPSNVNTVNYTCDGGQRIAVAYLGPSAAQLFWQGETDTLYQTESGSGVRYTNGFYTWVTQGNQGFLAQRGLNQPQITVANNCVALSQ, encoded by the coding sequence ATGAACGCCCCCCGTCTCCCCGCCGTCCTGACCGTCCTCGCCCTGCTGGGGGTGGGCACCCTCGCCCGCGCGCAGGGCATTCCCGGCGTGCCTGTGCCCGGCACCGACATCTCGTACCTGTGCGGTGGCGGCGTGGCCCTCGATGTGGCGTACCGTAGCCCGTTCGTGGCCCAGCTCAACTTCGGCGGCGTCACCTACACCCTGGTCCGGCGGAACCAGGGCCCGGTGCCGTTCGGGGGGGTCGTGCGTTACTCCGATCCGGTCACGAGCTGGAACATCGGCGGCGGCGGCGCGTTCCTCAACCAGAACGGCTTCACGGTCGCCTCGGGGTGTCAGCCCAACAACGGGGGCTCCTCCACCATCATTCCCGTCGGCCCTGGCGGTGGAGGCTCCACCATCATCCCCGTCGGCCCCGGTGGCGGAGGGTCCACCGTCATCCCCGTGCCGGGCTTCGGCCCGTCCCCCTCGGGGCCTTCCAACGTCAACACCGTGAACTACACCTGCGACGGCGGGCAGCGCATCGCCGTGGCCTACCTCGGCCCGAGTGCGGCCCAGCTCTTCTGGCAGGGCGAGACCGACACCCTCTACCAGACCGAATCGGGCTCGGGGGTGCGGTACACGAACGGCTTTTACACCTGGGTGACCCAGGGCAACCAGGGCTTCCTCGCGCAGCGCGGCCTCAACCAACCCCAGATCACCGTGGCGAACAACTGCGTCGCCCTCTCCCAGTAG